The proteins below are encoded in one region of Garra rufa chromosome 12, GarRuf1.0, whole genome shotgun sequence:
- the LOC141346406 gene encoding E3 ubiquitin-protein ligase TRIM39-like isoform X1 encodes MAESSPTSTKARKNRRQSFEHEPPLMSSSSGPLSEDLQCSICLDVFTDPVSTPCGHNFCKTCLNKCWDNSQTCSCPYCKETFKQRPDLKINTTLRELVGHYKKKTPEKTTDVLCDFCEERKLKALKSCLVCQSSYCETHLEPHLRVAGLKKHKLMDPVSNLEDYICQKHERPLDLFCRDDQTCVCSFCIEKDHENHNTVPIEEESQEKKTELMKTQKDVQQMIQDRTKKIKDIKHSAEVRKRNTEKEKAAHVELFTDLIRSIERYQTELLEMMEEQQKAAEKQEEELIEELEQEITELKMRNTELEQLSHTEDHLHLLQIHSSLCSPTNTRNWPEISMKTHESLETLRRDLTQLKDTIDEKLTQTVSRELKWMQQYAVDVTLDPDTAHPELILSDDGKQVRHGDIRQKLPDNPERFDKCVNVLGKEGFSSGRFYFEVQVKGKTKWDLGVARESINRKGQITASPSDGQWTVWLRNGNEYKALSGPSVSLSLRVKPQRVGVFVDYEEGLVSFYDVESSSHIYSFTAQSFTEKLYPLFSPCPNDGGKNSSPLIITPVNDNK; translated from the exons ATGGCAGAATCTTCACCAACATCAACAAAAGCAAGAAAAAACAGGAGACAGAGTTTTGAACATGAACCTCCAT TAATGTCATCCTCCAGTGGTCCTCTGTCTGAGGATCTTCAGTGCTCTATATGTCTGGACGTGTTCACTGATCCAGTCAGCACTCCATGTGGACACAACTTCTGCAAGACCTGTCTGAATAAGTGCTGGGACAACAGTCAGACCTGCAGCTGTCCATACTGTAAAGAAACATTCAAGCAAAGACCTGATCTCAAGATTAATACCACACTCAGAGAGCTTGTAGGTCACTATAAAAAGAAAACTCCAGAGAAAACAACtgatgttctgtgtgatttctgtgaGGAGAGAAAGCTGAAAGCCCTGAAGTCGTGTCTGGTGTGTCAGAGCTCTTACTGTGAAACTCACCTGGAGCCTCATTTGAGAGTGGCAGGTTTGAAGAAACACAAACTGATGGATCCTGTGAGTAATCTGGAGGACTATATATGTCAGAAACATGAGAGACCTCTGGATCTGTTCTGTAGAGATGATCAAACATGTGTGTGTTCGTTCTGCATTGAGAAAGACCACGAAAACCACAACACTGTTCCTATAGAAGAGGAGAGTCAAGAGAAGAAG ACTGAACTGATGAAGACACAGAAAGATGTGCAGCAGATGATCCAGGACAGAACCAAGAAGATTAAAGACATCAAACACTCAGCAGAAGTCAGAAAA AGAAACACAGAGAAGGAGAAAGCAGCCCATGTGGAGCTCTTCACTGATctcatccgctccattgagagatATCAGACTGAACTGCTGGAGATGATGGAGGAGCAGCAGAAAGCAGCAGAGAAACAGGAGGAAGAGCTGATTGAAGAGCTGGAGCAGGAGATCACTGAGCTAAAGATGAGAAACACTGAGCTGGAGCAGCTCTCACACACTGAAGATCACCTCCACCTCCTACAG ATTCACTCATCCCTGTGCAGCCCTACAAACACCAGGAACTGGCCTGAGATCAGTATGAAGACTCATGAGAGTCTGGAGACTCTGAGGAGAGATCTGACTCAACTGAAGGACACTATAGATGAGAAACTCACACAAACTG TGTCTAGAGAGCTGAAGTGGATGCAGCAGTATGCAG TGGATGTGACTCTGGATCCTGATACAGCTCATCCTGAACTCATCCTGTCTGATGATGGAAAACAAGTGAGACATGGAGACATTAGACAGAAACTCCCAGAcaatccagagagatttgataAATGTGTAAATGTCTTGGGAAAGGAGGGATTCTCCTCAGGGAGATTTTATTTTGAGGTGCAGGTGAAGGGAAAGACTAAATGGGATTTAGGAGTGGCCAGAGAATCCATTAACAGGAAGGGACAGATCACAGCTAGTCCCAGTGATGGACAATGGACTGTGTGGCTGAGGAATGGAAATGAATATAAAGCTCTCTCTGGTCCTTCTGTGTCTCTGTCTCTGAGAGTGAAGCCGCAGCGGGTCGGTGTGTTTGTGGATTATGAGGAGGGTCTGGTCTCCTTTTATGATGTGGAGTCCAGCTCTCATATCTACTCTTTCACTGCTCAGTCTTTCACTGAAAAACTCTATCCATTATTTAGCCCATGCCCTAATGATGGAGGTAAAAACTCAAGTCCACTGATCATCACACCTgtcaatgataataaatga
- the LOC141346406 gene encoding E3 ubiquitin-protein ligase TRIM39-like isoform X2, producing MSSSSGPLSEDLQCSICLDVFTDPVSTPCGHNFCKTCLNKCWDNSQTCSCPYCKETFKQRPDLKINTTLRELVGHYKKKTPEKTTDVLCDFCEERKLKALKSCLVCQSSYCETHLEPHLRVAGLKKHKLMDPVSNLEDYICQKHERPLDLFCRDDQTCVCSFCIEKDHENHNTVPIEEESQEKKTELMKTQKDVQQMIQDRTKKIKDIKHSAEVRKRNTEKEKAAHVELFTDLIRSIERYQTELLEMMEEQQKAAEKQEEELIEELEQEITELKMRNTELEQLSHTEDHLHLLQIHSSLCSPTNTRNWPEISMKTHESLETLRRDLTQLKDTIDEKLTQTVSRELKWMQQYAVDVTLDPDTAHPELILSDDGKQVRHGDIRQKLPDNPERFDKCVNVLGKEGFSSGRFYFEVQVKGKTKWDLGVARESINRKGQITASPSDGQWTVWLRNGNEYKALSGPSVSLSLRVKPQRVGVFVDYEEGLVSFYDVESSSHIYSFTAQSFTEKLYPLFSPCPNDGGKNSSPLIITPVNDNK from the exons ATGTCATCCTCCAGTGGTCCTCTGTCTGAGGATCTTCAGTGCTCTATATGTCTGGACGTGTTCACTGATCCAGTCAGCACTCCATGTGGACACAACTTCTGCAAGACCTGTCTGAATAAGTGCTGGGACAACAGTCAGACCTGCAGCTGTCCATACTGTAAAGAAACATTCAAGCAAAGACCTGATCTCAAGATTAATACCACACTCAGAGAGCTTGTAGGTCACTATAAAAAGAAAACTCCAGAGAAAACAACtgatgttctgtgtgatttctgtgaGGAGAGAAAGCTGAAAGCCCTGAAGTCGTGTCTGGTGTGTCAGAGCTCTTACTGTGAAACTCACCTGGAGCCTCATTTGAGAGTGGCAGGTTTGAAGAAACACAAACTGATGGATCCTGTGAGTAATCTGGAGGACTATATATGTCAGAAACATGAGAGACCTCTGGATCTGTTCTGTAGAGATGATCAAACATGTGTGTGTTCGTTCTGCATTGAGAAAGACCACGAAAACCACAACACTGTTCCTATAGAAGAGGAGAGTCAAGAGAAGAAG ACTGAACTGATGAAGACACAGAAAGATGTGCAGCAGATGATCCAGGACAGAACCAAGAAGATTAAAGACATCAAACACTCAGCAGAAGTCAGAAAA AGAAACACAGAGAAGGAGAAAGCAGCCCATGTGGAGCTCTTCACTGATctcatccgctccattgagagatATCAGACTGAACTGCTGGAGATGATGGAGGAGCAGCAGAAAGCAGCAGAGAAACAGGAGGAAGAGCTGATTGAAGAGCTGGAGCAGGAGATCACTGAGCTAAAGATGAGAAACACTGAGCTGGAGCAGCTCTCACACACTGAAGATCACCTCCACCTCCTACAG ATTCACTCATCCCTGTGCAGCCCTACAAACACCAGGAACTGGCCTGAGATCAGTATGAAGACTCATGAGAGTCTGGAGACTCTGAGGAGAGATCTGACTCAACTGAAGGACACTATAGATGAGAAACTCACACAAACTG TGTCTAGAGAGCTGAAGTGGATGCAGCAGTATGCAG TGGATGTGACTCTGGATCCTGATACAGCTCATCCTGAACTCATCCTGTCTGATGATGGAAAACAAGTGAGACATGGAGACATTAGACAGAAACTCCCAGAcaatccagagagatttgataAATGTGTAAATGTCTTGGGAAAGGAGGGATTCTCCTCAGGGAGATTTTATTTTGAGGTGCAGGTGAAGGGAAAGACTAAATGGGATTTAGGAGTGGCCAGAGAATCCATTAACAGGAAGGGACAGATCACAGCTAGTCCCAGTGATGGACAATGGACTGTGTGGCTGAGGAATGGAAATGAATATAAAGCTCTCTCTGGTCCTTCTGTGTCTCTGTCTCTGAGAGTGAAGCCGCAGCGGGTCGGTGTGTTTGTGGATTATGAGGAGGGTCTGGTCTCCTTTTATGATGTGGAGTCCAGCTCTCATATCTACTCTTTCACTGCTCAGTCTTTCACTGAAAAACTCTATCCATTATTTAGCCCATGCCCTAATGATGGAGGTAAAAACTCAAGTCCACTGATCATCACACCTgtcaatgataataaatga
- the LOC141346648 gene encoding E3 ubiquitin-protein ligase TRIM39-like, which produces MAESSLTARKTRRKSIEDSRPIMSSSSGPLSEDLQCSICLDVFTDPVSTPCGHNFCKTCLNKCWDNSQTCSCPYCKETFKQRPDLKINTTLRELVGHYKKKTPEKTTDVLCDFCEERKLKALKSCLVCQSSYCETHLEPHLRVARLKKHKLMDPVSNLEDYICQKHERPLDLFCRDDQTCVCSFCSVKDHKNHNTVPIEEESQEKKTELMKTQKDVQQMIQDRTKKIQDIKQSAEVRKRNTEKEKAAHVELFTDLIRSIERYQTELLEMMEEQQKAAEKQEEELIEELEQEITELKMRNTELEQLSHTEDHLHLLQIHSSLCSPTNTRNWPEISMKTHESLETLRRDLTQLKDTIDEKLTQTVSRELKWMQQYAVDVTLDPDTAQPYLILSDDGKQVRDGDIEQKLPDKPERFDYCACVLGKEGFSSGRFYFEVQVKEKTEWDLGVARESINRKGKIKLNPSNGYWTVWLRNGNEYEALSVPSVSLSLRVKPQRVGVFVNYEEGLVSFYDVESSSHIYSFTGQSFTEKLYPYFSPCPNDGGKNSSPLIITPVNDNK; this is translated from the exons ATGGCAGAATCTTCACTAACAGCAAGAAAAACCAGGAGAAAGAGTATTGAAGATTCACGTCCAA TAATGTCATCCTCCAGTGGTCCTCTGTCTGAGGATCTTCAGTGCTCTATATGTCTGGACGTGTTCACTGATCCAGTCAGCACTCCATGTGGACACAACTTCTGCAAGACCTGTCTGAATAAGTGCTGGGACAACAGTCAGACCTGCAGCTGTCCATACTGTAAAGAAACATTCAAGCAAAGACCTGATCTCAAGATTAATACCACACTCAGAGAGCTTGTAGGTCACTATAAAAAGAAAACTCCAGAGAAAACAACtgatgttctgtgtgatttctgtgaGGAGAGAAAGCTGAAAGCCCTGAAGTCGTGTCTGGTGTGTCAGAGCTCTTACTGTGAAACTCACCTGGAGCCTCATTTGAGAGTGGCACGTTTGAAGAAACACAAACTGATGGATCCTGTGAGTAATCTGGAGGACTATATATGTCAGAAACATGAGAGACCTCTGGATCTGTTCTGTAGAGATGATCAGACATGTGTGTGTTCATTCTGCTCTGTGAAAGACCACAAGAACCACAACACTGTTCCTATAGAAGAGGAGAGTCAAGAGAAGAAG ACTGAACTGATGAAGACACAGAAAGACGTGCAGCAGATGATCCAGGACAGAACAAAGAAGATTCAAGACATCAAACAATCAGCAGAAGTCAGAaaa AGAAACACAGAGAAGGAGAAAGCAGCCCATGTGGAGCTCTTCACTGATctcatccgctccattgagagatATCAGACTGAACTGCTGGAGATGATGGAGGAGCAGCAGAAAGCAGCAGAGAAACAGGAGGAAGAGCTGATTGAAGAGCTGGAGCAGGAGATCACTGAGCTAAAGATGAGAAACACTGAGCTGGAGCAGCTCTCACACACTGAAGATCACCTCCACCTCCTACAG ATTCACTCATCCCTGTGCAGCCCTACAAACACCAGGAACTGGCCTGAGATCAGTATGAAGACTCATGAGAGTCTGGAGACTCTGAGGAGAGATCTGACTCAACTGAAGGACACTATAGATGAGAAACTCACACAAACTG TGTCTAGAGAGCTGAAGTGGATGCAGCAGTATGCAG TGGATGTGACTCTGGATCCTGATACAGCTCAACCATATCTCATCCTGTCTGATGATGGAAAACAAGTGAGAGATGGAGACATTGAGCAGAAACTCCCAGACAAACCAGAGAGATTTGATTACTGTGCCTGTGTTTTGGGAAAGGAGGGATTCTCCTCAGGGAGATTTTATTTTGAGGTGCAGGTGAAGGAAAAGACTGAATGGGATTTAGGAGTGGCCAGAGAATCCATTAACAGGAAGGGAAAGATCAAACTGAATCCCAGTAATGGATACTGGACTGTGTGGCTGAGGAATGGAAATGAATATGAGGCTCTCTCTGTTCCTTCTGTGTCTCTGTCTCTGAGAGTGAAGCCGCAGCGGGTCGGTGTGTTTGTGAATTATGAGGAGGGTCTGGTCTCCTTTTATGATGTGGAGTCCAGCTCTCATATCTACTCTTTCACTGGTCAGTCTTTCACTGAAAAACTCTATCCATATTTTAGCCCATGCCCTAATGATGGAGGTAAAAACTCAAGTCCACTGATCATCACACCTgtcaatgataataaatga